The genomic DNA GGCACTTGTGCATCTGGCTAACAAAACTGGGTTTTGGCACATGGGAGTGGTATGTGTGGTTTGTACAGTTAGAGGGAATGCTCTTATGCTGCTGAATCCGGTTTTCTaagctttttgtctttcttcatcttcttcattttcttcttctttttttctcctttgcatGGCTTGCAGACACAGCACAGGATGCATGGTGaagccagcagcagcagcggtgATGTCACCAACACAATAATGCTGACACCAACCAAGATGCCCACAACCTtccaatcagagagacagatgatggACATCAATGCTATTCAACTGACTCTGAAATGACTGTAAACGATTTGACTGATTAaatttatttggtcttctttctGAGTTGATGAACAGACTGTTGTGGTAGATCAGAACTTGTTAAAAGGAATATTCCTTCCACAGAATTTTATGCTGTGCATTGCAAAGTTAACAGATGATTTTATTTCAATTACCTGTGTTCTGTTCCACATGACAGAGGCTCTGGAATGTCCCAATTTATTTCGACATGGTCCTTTATCATAATGTCTGAGGAATATGTCACCCTTCATACAACAAAAAAGATCACACAGAACAGATTAACAAGAGGAGAAATTTGAGATGTTCCAGCGGCCCATCAGACTTACATCTCAGTTCTGAAGTCAGAACCAAAAGTAAATTTTAGATGCTCCAGTATAGGATCAGACTTACGTCTAAGTTTTGAAGACAGTACCAGCAGAAGGTGTGTTTGCAGCTCTTGCACAGCATCTGGGCACAGCCCTGGTTGCGTTCGATGTGCACCCCACACGTAGGACACTGCTTAATGGTTACCTCTGAGTCATTGCTAGACTGTGCACTGTGGAGTGGAGAAAAGCAATCAGACTTTATCATTGAGTTCCATGATGTTTTGTGCTAAAGCGTGTGGGTGTAAGCAGAGCTCAATATACTTTAAGGGTTACTGAATTACAAATGTGTCATTAGTATCAGTGACAGGAACTCATCAATGCATATTAGCCCTTGCATAGTCGGATGTCATTTTTCAATATGCACAGCTAAGGCAGAGGAATGTTATGTTTGTGTAACTATGACTTCTctaagagtaaaaaaagaaagaaagaaagaaagaaagaaagaaagaaagaaagaaaaagaaaagaaaaaaatcaaaacagctgACATGGGAAAGATCATGTGTTTACTTTTTctcctgtacacacactgacctgtcctCTGCAGAGGAAACCAATATCAGAGGCTGACTCAGGGAGCAGGAGTGTCCATCCTGCCAAGTCTCTCTGCAGccacagcagaacacagcaTGGCACTCGGGACAGAGCACGGGTGCTGCTTTACCCTTCACATTGGGCATTACCCTGCACACAGCCTGGCATTCCAACACTGGGCACCAAGCCTT from Chanos chanos chromosome 8, fChaCha1.1, whole genome shotgun sequence includes the following:
- the rnf144b gene encoding E3 ubiquitin-protein ligase RNF144B, producing the protein MTDPSPIQADGTTVFCKLCLSDCPVLKTSKLLACECVFCSQCLQQYVQLAIQEGGGAPVTCPDLGCHSSGVLLDSEIACFAPEDQVELYQRLKFEREVQLDPSKAWCPVLECQAVCRVMPNVKGKAAPVLCPECHAVFCCGCRETWQDGHSCSLSQPLILVSSAEDSAQSSNDSEVTIKQCPTCGVHIERNQGCAQMLCKSCKHTFCWYCLQNLDGDIFLRHYDKGPCRNKLGHSRASVMWNRTQVVGILVGVSIIVLVTSPLLLLASPCILCCVCKPCKGEKKKKKMKKMKKDKKLRKPDSAA